The Pelodiscus sinensis isolate JC-2024 chromosome 26, ASM4963464v1, whole genome shotgun sequence genome contains a region encoding:
- the LOC142820482 gene encoding uncharacterized protein LOC142820482 isoform X1: protein MQENYEAVSWLDFPCQKVAEVTKDVTLKVFLERFSILKPDLILWLERGEVPWALILKETELLRQTGAVEESGKLSQKLSGARTVRENNENQQQDSPGTIESQGMFLEGDEGDVSQCVEQTETWGNQHRAERQLENNPSRKAEESVECGGGSKDPKEILAQQTNHNVKKRCDESSECEKILSEKSGLILPQRGHTGERLCKCLECGKSLIDLSSRIEPEVTPMGEKSYKCSECGKSFTFRSHLSSHQKTHIGERPYRCLQCGKSFKQKSSLIVHQRIHTERSTLSRHERTHTGERPYKCFHGGKSFRFSSNLFIHQRVHTGERPYKCQECGKAFAVHAYLLNHKRTHTGERPYKCHECGKGFTERSAHYRHERTHIRVRPYKCQECGKCFLSQSDLIKHERTHTGESPYTCHECGKGFTTQSALSRHERTHTGERPYKCHECGKSFAEQSALIRHERTPTWERPYKCHECGKGFTVRSDLIRHERTHTEKRPYKCFHCGKSFSVSSYLFVHQGVHTGERLYKCNECGKDFTFQSALSKHEKTHMAERPCKCFDCGKRFKERSHLVSHQKVHKRERETL from the exons ACTTCCCATGTCAGAAGGTAGCAGAGGTTACAAAGGATGTGACCCTGAAGGTATTTTTAGAGA GATTCTCCATTCTCAAACCTGACCTGATTCTCTGGCTGGAACGAGGGGAAGTGCCGTGGGCCTTGATTCTCAAAGAAACAGAGCTCCTGAGACAAACTGGTGCAGTTGAGGAGTCAGGGAAACTGAGCCAGAAACTATCCG gtGCGAGGACAGTGAGGGAGAACAATGAGAATCAACAGCAGGACAGTCCTGGCACCATAGAATCACAGGGAATGTTTCTGGAAGGAGATGAAGGGGATGTTTCCCAGTGTGTGGAACAGACGGAAACCTGGGGAAATCAACACAGGGCAGAAAGGCAATTGGAGAACAATCCAAGCAGGAAAGCAGAGGAATCCGTGGAATGTGGAGGAGGATCCAAGGATCCCAAGGAAATTTTAGCCCAGCAGACAAATCACAATGTAAAGAAACGCTGTGATGAAAGCTCAGAGTGTGAGAAAATATTAAGTGAGAAGTCAGGCCTTATTCTGCCCCAGAGAGGGCACACAGGAGAAAGACTCTGCAAATGCCTGGAGTGTGGAAAAAGTTTGATTGATCTGTCATCACGTATTGAACCTGAGGTTACCCCCATGGGGGAGAAATCCTATAaatgctctgagtgtgggaaaagtttcacttTCAGATCACATCTTAGTAGCCATCAGAAAACCCACattggagagagaccatataGATGCTTgcaatgtgggaaaagcttcaaacaGAAGTCAAGCCTTATTgtacatcagagaatccacactgaaCGATCAACCCTCAGTAggcatgagagaacccacacaggagagagaccatataagtgTTTCCATGGTGGGAAAAGTTTCCGATTCAGTTCAAACCTTTTTATCCATCAGAGAGTACACACGGGAGAGAGGCCGTATAAATGCCAGGAGTGTGGGAAAGCTTTCGCTGTACACGCGTACCTCCTTAACCACAAGAGAacacacacaggagagagaccatataaatgccacgAGTGTGGGAAAGGATTCACTGAACGATCAGCTCACTAtagacatgagagaacccacatcAGAgtgagaccatataaatgccaggAGTGTGGGAAATGTTTCCTTTCCCAATCAGATCTTATTAAACATGAGAGAACACATACGGGAGAGTCACCATATACGTGCCAcgagtgtgggaaaggtttcactacACAATCAGCCCTCAGtagacatgagagaacccacacgggcgagagaccatataaatgccacgAATGTGGGAAAAGTTTTGCTGAACAATCAGCTCTCATTAGACATGAGAGAACCCCCACATgggagagaccatataaatgccatgagtgtgggaaaggtttcactgtacgATCAGACCTCATTAGACATGAAAGAacccacacagaaaagagaccatATAAGTGCTTccattgtgggaaaagcttcagtgtgaGTTCATACCTTTTTGTCCATCAGGGTGTGCACACGGGAGAGAGGCTGTATAAATGCAATGAGTGTGGAAAAGATTTTACTTTTCAATCAGCCCTGAGTAAGCATGAGAAAACCCACATGGCAGAGAGACCATGTAAGTGCTTTGACTGTGGAAAAAGGTTCAAAGAGAGGTCACACCTTGTAAGCCATCAGAAAGTGCacaagcgagagagagagaccctaTAA
- the LOC142820482 gene encoding uncharacterized protein LOC142820482 isoform X2: MQENYEAVSWLGFSILKPDLILWLERGEVPWALILKETELLRQTGAVEESGKLSQKLSGARTVRENNENQQQDSPGTIESQGMFLEGDEGDVSQCVEQTETWGNQHRAERQLENNPSRKAEESVECGGGSKDPKEILAQQTNHNVKKRCDESSECEKILSEKSGLILPQRGHTGERLCKCLECGKSLIDLSSRIEPEVTPMGEKSYKCSECGKSFTFRSHLSSHQKTHIGERPYRCLQCGKSFKQKSSLIVHQRIHTERSTLSRHERTHTGERPYKCFHGGKSFRFSSNLFIHQRVHTGERPYKCQECGKAFAVHAYLLNHKRTHTGERPYKCHECGKGFTERSAHYRHERTHIRVRPYKCQECGKCFLSQSDLIKHERTHTGESPYTCHECGKGFTTQSALSRHERTHTGERPYKCHECGKSFAEQSALIRHERTPTWERPYKCHECGKGFTVRSDLIRHERTHTEKRPYKCFHCGKSFSVSSYLFVHQGVHTGERLYKCNECGKDFTFQSALSKHEKTHMAERPCKCFDCGKRFKERSHLVSHQKVHKRERETL; the protein is encoded by the exons GATTCTCCATTCTCAAACCTGACCTGATTCTCTGGCTGGAACGAGGGGAAGTGCCGTGGGCCTTGATTCTCAAAGAAACAGAGCTCCTGAGACAAACTGGTGCAGTTGAGGAGTCAGGGAAACTGAGCCAGAAACTATCCG gtGCGAGGACAGTGAGGGAGAACAATGAGAATCAACAGCAGGACAGTCCTGGCACCATAGAATCACAGGGAATGTTTCTGGAAGGAGATGAAGGGGATGTTTCCCAGTGTGTGGAACAGACGGAAACCTGGGGAAATCAACACAGGGCAGAAAGGCAATTGGAGAACAATCCAAGCAGGAAAGCAGAGGAATCCGTGGAATGTGGAGGAGGATCCAAGGATCCCAAGGAAATTTTAGCCCAGCAGACAAATCACAATGTAAAGAAACGCTGTGATGAAAGCTCAGAGTGTGAGAAAATATTAAGTGAGAAGTCAGGCCTTATTCTGCCCCAGAGAGGGCACACAGGAGAAAGACTCTGCAAATGCCTGGAGTGTGGAAAAAGTTTGATTGATCTGTCATCACGTATTGAACCTGAGGTTACCCCCATGGGGGAGAAATCCTATAaatgctctgagtgtgggaaaagtttcacttTCAGATCACATCTTAGTAGCCATCAGAAAACCCACattggagagagaccatataGATGCTTgcaatgtgggaaaagcttcaaacaGAAGTCAAGCCTTATTgtacatcagagaatccacactgaaCGATCAACCCTCAGTAggcatgagagaacccacacaggagagagaccatataagtgTTTCCATGGTGGGAAAAGTTTCCGATTCAGTTCAAACCTTTTTATCCATCAGAGAGTACACACGGGAGAGAGGCCGTATAAATGCCAGGAGTGTGGGAAAGCTTTCGCTGTACACGCGTACCTCCTTAACCACAAGAGAacacacacaggagagagaccatataaatgccacgAGTGTGGGAAAGGATTCACTGAACGATCAGCTCACTAtagacatgagagaacccacatcAGAgtgagaccatataaatgccaggAGTGTGGGAAATGTTTCCTTTCCCAATCAGATCTTATTAAACATGAGAGAACACATACGGGAGAGTCACCATATACGTGCCAcgagtgtgggaaaggtttcactacACAATCAGCCCTCAGtagacatgagagaacccacacgggcgagagaccatataaatgccacgAATGTGGGAAAAGTTTTGCTGAACAATCAGCTCTCATTAGACATGAGAGAACCCCCACATgggagagaccatataaatgccatgagtgtgggaaaggtttcactgtacgATCAGACCTCATTAGACATGAAAGAacccacacagaaaagagaccatATAAGTGCTTccattgtgggaaaagcttcagtgtgaGTTCATACCTTTTTGTCCATCAGGGTGTGCACACGGGAGAGAGGCTGTATAAATGCAATGAGTGTGGAAAAGATTTTACTTTTCAATCAGCCCTGAGTAAGCATGAGAAAACCCACATGGCAGAGAGACCATGTAAGTGCTTTGACTGTGGAAAAAGGTTCAAAGAGAGGTCACACCTTGTAAGCCATCAGAAAGTGCacaagcgagagagagagaccctaTAA